In Oryza sativa Japonica Group chromosome 11, ASM3414082v1, the following are encoded in one genomic region:
- the LOC136351183 gene encoding mannose/glucose-specific lectin-like → MDRNMLRVLGEDMVVVMFICLGKTQIQLESSEVLVEVSGTFGRFAGFQNIITSLTFVTNTQSYGPFGQREGTPFHIPVQCGGRIVGFFGRAGWCFDAIGIYVNPDLQTIKDKGKVVLAKIGPCGGKGGEACDIMVPPHHLESVTICSNIVIHSLTFSYNDHNGDHHLAGLWGSHGGSNQTIQFGPSEFITRVYGTIGSYNTPSDVVTSITLVTNAGCYGPFGQENGIPFDFPVQGNGSIVGFFGHANLYVDAIGVYVTPSMGTRKEEENVGLTKIGPFGRRGGNPFDIKVTPHQLESITISSNIVINSLAFSYISHDKQQHIVGPWGSGGESNYTIQLGPSEFFVKVSGTFGPFGEFPNVITSLTFVTNTHHQYGPFGQGGGTPFHAPMSGNGSIVGFFGREGLCIEAVGFYFCAL, encoded by the exons ATGGACAGAAACATGTTGCGGGTCCTTGGGGAGGATATGGTGGTAGTAATGTTCATATG TCTTGGTAAAACGCAGATTCAACTTGAATCTTCAGAGGTTCTTGTGGAGGTTTCTGGAACATTTGGTCGATTTGCTGGATTTCAAAATATCATAACCTCTCTTACATTTGTTACAAATACTCAAAGCTATGGACCTTTTGGACAAAGAGAGGGAACCCCTTTCCACATACCAGTGCAGTGTGGTGGCCGCATTGTTGGATTCTTCGGGCGTGCAGGGTGGTGTTTTGATGCAATTGGTATCTATGTGAACCCTGATCTCCAAACAATAAAAGACAAGGGCAAA GTTGTGCTTGCCAAGATTGGGCCATGTGGTGGAAAGGGAGGGGAGGCTTGTGACATCATGGTGCCTCCCCATCATTTGGAAAGTGTGACAATTTGCAGTAACATTGTGATACACTCACTCACATTTTCTTACAATGACCATAATGGAGATCATCACTTGGCAGGTTTGTGGGGCAGCCATGGTGGGAGTAATCAGACG ATTCAATTTGGCCCTTCAGAGTTCATAACTAGAGTTTATGGAACAATTGGTTCATACAATACACCATCTGATGTTGTAACATCTATTACATTGGTTACTAATGCTGGCTGCTATGGACCTTTTGGTCAAGAAAATGGGATCCCTTTCGACTTTCCAGTCCAGGGTAATGGCAGCATTGTTGGCTTCTTTGGACATGCGAACCTTTATGTTGATGCAATAGGTGTCTATGTGACACCTTCCATGGGAACaaggaaagaagaagaaaat GTTGGGCTTACCAAGATTGGACCATTCGGCCGACGTGGAGGGAACCCTTTTGACATCAAGGTCACACCACACCAGTTGGAAAGCATAACAATTAGTAGTAACATTGTAATCAATTCACTTGCATTTTCATACATAAGCCATGACAAACAACAACACATTGTAGGTCCATGGGGCAGTGGTGGTGAGAGCAATTATACG ATCCAGCTTGGTCCTTCAGAATTTTTTGTCAAAGTTTCAGGAACATTTGGTCCATTTGGTGAATTCCCCAATGTCATAACCTCTCTTACCTTTGTCACCAATACTCATCATCAGTATGGACCTTTTGGACAAGGAGGAGGCACTCCATTCCATGCTCCAATGTCGGGCAATGGCAGCATTGTTGGCTTTTTTGGCCGTGAAGGGTTATGTATTGAAGCAGTTGGTTTTTATTTTTGCGCATTATGA